In one Eulemur rufifrons isolate Redbay chromosome 14, OSU_ERuf_1, whole genome shotgun sequence genomic region, the following are encoded:
- the ALDOA gene encoding fructose-bisphosphate aldolase A isoform X1 — MARRKPEGSSFTMTCLSMAMAFSYPPVASGQLHPQLGNTQQQTELGKELAVTSTMPYPHPALTPEQKKELSDIAHRIVAPGKGILAADESTGSIAKRLQSIGTENTEENRRFYRQLLLTADDRVNPCIGGVILFHETLYQKADDGRPFPQVIKSKGGVVGIKVDKGVVPLAGTNGETTTQGLDGLSERCAQYKKDGADFAKWRCVLKIGEHTPSALAIMENANVLARYASICQQNGIVPIVEPEILPDGDHDLKRCQYVTEKVLAAVYKALSDHHIYLEGTLLKPNMVTPGHACTQKFSHEEIAMATVTALRRTVPPAVTGVTFLSGGQSEEEASINLNAINKCPLLKPWALTFSYGRALQASALKAWGGKKENLKAAQEEYVKRALANSLACQGKYTPSGQAGAAASESLFVSNHAY, encoded by the exons ATGGCAAGGCGCAAGCCAGAAGGGTCCAGCTTCACCATGACCTGCCTGTCCATGGCTATGGCCTTTTCCTATCCCCCAGTTGCCAGTGGGCAACTCCACCCTCAGCTGGGCAACACCCAGCAACAGACAGAGTTAGGAAAG GAACTTGCTGTCACCAGCACCATGCCCTACCCACATCCAGCGCTGACCCCGGAGCAGAAGAAGGAGCTGTCTGACATCGCTCACCGCATTGTGGCTCCGGGCAAGGGCATCCTGGCTGCAGATGAGTCCACTG GGAGTATTGCCAAGCGACTGCAGTCCATCGGCACTGAGAACACAGAGGAGAACCGGCGCTTCTACCGCCAGCTGCTGCTGACAGCCGATGACCGCGTGAATCCCTGCATTGGGGGTGTCATCCTCTTCCATGAGACACTCTACCAGAAGGCGGATGATGGGCGTCCCTTCCCCCAAGTTATCAAATCCAAGGGTGGGGTTGTGGGCATCAAG gTAGACAAGGGTGTGGTGCCCTTGGCAGGAACAAATGGCGAGACTACCACCCAAG GGCTGGATGGGCTATCTGAGCGCTGTGCCCAGTACAAGAAGGATGGAGCCGACTTTGCCAAGTGGCGTTGTGTGCTGAAAATTGGGGAACACACCCCCTCAGCCCTTGCCATCATGGAAAATGCCAACGTTCTGGCCCGTTATGCCAGTATCTGCCAGCAG AATGGCATTGTGCCCATCGTGGAGCCTGAGATCCTCCCTGATGGGGACCATGACTTGAAGCGCTGTCAGTATGTAACCGAGAAG GTGCTGGCTGCTGTCTACAAGGCTCTCAGTGACCATCACATCTACCTGGAAGGCACCTTGCTGAAGCCCAATATGGTAACCCCAGGCCACGCCTGCACCCAGAAGTTTTCTCACGAGGAGATTGCCATGGCAACTGTCACCGCACTGCGACGCACAGTGCCCCCCGCTGTTACTG GGGTCACCTTCCTGTCTGGAGGCCAGAGTGAGGAGGAGGCATCCATCAACCTCAACGCCATCAACAAGTGCCCCCTGCTGAAGCCATGGGCCCTGACCTTCTCCTATGGCCGCGCCCTGCAGGCCTCTGCCCTGAAGGCCTGGGGTGGGAAGAAGGAGAACCTGAAGGCTGCCCAGGAGGAGTATGTGAAGCGAGCCCTG GCCAATAGCCTCGCCTGTCAAGGAAAGTACACCCCCAGTGGTCAGGCCGGGGCTGCAGCCAGCGAGTCCCTCTTCGTCTCCAACCACGCCTACTAA
- the ALDOA gene encoding fructose-bisphosphate aldolase A isoform X2 has translation MPYPHPALTPEQKKELSDIAHRIVAPGKGILAADESTGSIAKRLQSIGTENTEENRRFYRQLLLTADDRVNPCIGGVILFHETLYQKADDGRPFPQVIKSKGGVVGIKVDKGVVPLAGTNGETTTQGLDGLSERCAQYKKDGADFAKWRCVLKIGEHTPSALAIMENANVLARYASICQQNGIVPIVEPEILPDGDHDLKRCQYVTEKVLAAVYKALSDHHIYLEGTLLKPNMVTPGHACTQKFSHEEIAMATVTALRRTVPPAVTGVTFLSGGQSEEEASINLNAINKCPLLKPWALTFSYGRALQASALKAWGGKKENLKAAQEEYVKRALANSLACQGKYTPSGQAGAAASESLFVSNHAY, from the exons ATGCCCTACCCACATCCAGCGCTGACCCCGGAGCAGAAGAAGGAGCTGTCTGACATCGCTCACCGCATTGTGGCTCCGGGCAAGGGCATCCTGGCTGCAGATGAGTCCACTG GGAGTATTGCCAAGCGACTGCAGTCCATCGGCACTGAGAACACAGAGGAGAACCGGCGCTTCTACCGCCAGCTGCTGCTGACAGCCGATGACCGCGTGAATCCCTGCATTGGGGGTGTCATCCTCTTCCATGAGACACTCTACCAGAAGGCGGATGATGGGCGTCCCTTCCCCCAAGTTATCAAATCCAAGGGTGGGGTTGTGGGCATCAAG gTAGACAAGGGTGTGGTGCCCTTGGCAGGAACAAATGGCGAGACTACCACCCAAG GGCTGGATGGGCTATCTGAGCGCTGTGCCCAGTACAAGAAGGATGGAGCCGACTTTGCCAAGTGGCGTTGTGTGCTGAAAATTGGGGAACACACCCCCTCAGCCCTTGCCATCATGGAAAATGCCAACGTTCTGGCCCGTTATGCCAGTATCTGCCAGCAG AATGGCATTGTGCCCATCGTGGAGCCTGAGATCCTCCCTGATGGGGACCATGACTTGAAGCGCTGTCAGTATGTAACCGAGAAG GTGCTGGCTGCTGTCTACAAGGCTCTCAGTGACCATCACATCTACCTGGAAGGCACCTTGCTGAAGCCCAATATGGTAACCCCAGGCCACGCCTGCACCCAGAAGTTTTCTCACGAGGAGATTGCCATGGCAACTGTCACCGCACTGCGACGCACAGTGCCCCCCGCTGTTACTG GGGTCACCTTCCTGTCTGGAGGCCAGAGTGAGGAGGAGGCATCCATCAACCTCAACGCCATCAACAAGTGCCCCCTGCTGAAGCCATGGGCCCTGACCTTCTCCTATGGCCGCGCCCTGCAGGCCTCTGCCCTGAAGGCCTGGGGTGGGAAGAAGGAGAACCTGAAGGCTGCCCAGGAGGAGTATGTGAAGCGAGCCCTG GCCAATAGCCTCGCCTGTCAAGGAAAGTACACCCCCAGTGGTCAGGCCGGGGCTGCAGCCAGCGAGTCCCTCTTCGTCTCCAACCACGCCTACTAA
- the TLCD3B gene encoding ceramide synthase: MLTPMVAGGVVFPGLFLLSKNTLQRLPQLRWEEADAVIVSARLVSSVQAIMASTAGYIVSTSCKHIIDDQHWLSSAYTQFAVPYFIYDIYAMFLCHWHKHQVKGHGGDDGAAGAPGSTWAVARGYLHKEFLMVLHHAVMVLVCFPLSVVWRQGKGDFFLGCMLMAEVSTPFVCLGKILIQYKQQHTLLHKVNGALMLLSFLCCRVLLFPYLYWAYGRHAGLPLLAVPWAIPAHVNLGAALLLAPQLYWFFLICRGACRLFRPRSPPPSPCQAQD; the protein is encoded by the exons ATGCTGACCCCAATGGTGGCTGGGGGAGTGGTGTTCCCCGGACTCTTCCTCCTCTCCAAGAACACGCTCCAGCGGCTGCCCCAGCTGCGCTGGGAGGAGGCCGACGCGGTCATTGTCTCTGCCAG GCTCGTGTCCTCTGTCCAAGCCATCATGGCCTCCACAGCTGGCTACATCGTCTCCACCTCCTGCAAGCACATCATTGACGACCA ACACTGGCTTTCCTCTGCCTACACGCAATTTGCCGTGCCCTACTTCATCTACGACATCTACGCCATGTTCCTCTGTCACTGGCACAAGCACCAGGTCAAAGGGCATGGAGGGGACGACGGAGCGGCTGGAGCCCCGGGCAGCACCTGGGCTGTGGCGCGCGGCTACCTGCACAAGGAGTTCCTCATGGTGCTCCACCACGCCGTCATGGTGCTGGTGTGCTTCCCGCTGTCGGTG GTGTGGCGACAGGGCAAGGGGGATTTCTTTCTGGGCTGCATGTTGATGGCAGAGGTCAGCACCCCCTTCGTCTGCCTTGGCAAGATCCTTATCCAG TACAAGCAGCAGCACACCCTGCTGCACAAGGTCAACGGGGCCCTGATGCTGCTCAGCTTCCTGTGCTGCCGGGTGCTGCTCTTCCCCTACCTGTACTGGGCCTACGGGCGGCACGCGGGCCTGCCCCTGCTGGCCGTGCCCTGGGCCATCCCGGCCCACGTCAACCTGGGCGCCGCACTGCTCCTGGCTCCCCAGCTCTACTGGTTCTTCCTCATCTGCCGCGGGGCCTGCCGCCTCTTCCGGCCCCGCTCCCCGCCGCCCTCCCCCTGCCAGGCCCAGGACTGA
- the C14H16orf92 gene encoding fertilization-influencing membrane protein: MRLYQRVLAWVWLAGLGTIETAPSPQRAKALVLGTESPVFIHRPDFFDYPDSDQASLLAVARFIGERPAVFPRSGSNSGLFHHILVGALVLAFLFLLFQFCTHVSFQKGA, translated from the exons ATGAGGCTGTACCAGCGGGTGCTGGCGTGGGTGTGGCTGGCGGGGCTGGGGACCATAGAAACAG CGCCCAGCCCACAGCGCGCCAAGGCTTTAGTCCTGGGCACAGAGTCCCCAGTCTTCATACACAGACCTGATTTCTTCGATTACCCAGACTCGGACCAAGCCAGCCTCCTGGCTGTGGCCCGGTTCATTGGAGAGAGGCCTGCCGTCTTTCCTCGCTCAG GTTCCAACTCGGGGCTCTTCCATCACATCCTGGTGGGCGCGCTGGTGCtggccttcctcttcctcctcttccagttCTGCACCCACGT GAGCTTCCAGAAAGGGGCCTGA